The following nucleotide sequence is from Echeneis naucrates chromosome 17, fEcheNa1.1, whole genome shotgun sequence.
CTGGCTGGGAGCTGTCTGAGGATTCGAGATCTGATAAataattttgatatttattgTTGTCCTAAGTTTAAAGAAACTGTCCATATCAGCTTCACTGACTAAATATGAGGAAAGTGAACCTGTAGACCTTCACTAACCATCGAAGTCCTGTGTTCACCTTTGACTTTCATACCGACCAGGATCTGCTGCACCTGGTCTTACACCCGCTCAGGATTTCCTGGAATTAGGCATCTGTTGGGATAAGGTCTCTATGGGACCAGGACCAATCAGTTGCCTCCTAATGACGATGGACACTGATCTTGCATAGGCGATTGATCCCGAACTTTAATTTCCTAACAGGAAACTGCAAGTGTCTGAAAGGAGGAGACGGAGCCACAGACTTAATTTATTCCCTAAACAGCTGCTCATTCATAGGTTGCgttattgatttattgtttaactgatttaaacttttgaattaAAACCAAGTGAGATCTTTTTGATTTTGGACATCATGTCTGCTGAAAGGGTTGACTAACGATTCTGCTTCTCCTGCAGGTGGAGAGGATTGTAGAtaagaggaagaacaggaaggGTAAGGTCGAGTATCTGGTCAGGTGGAGGGGTTACGGTTCAGAGGAGGACACCTGGGAGCCTGAGAGTCACCTGTCCACTTGTATGATTTACGTTCACGAGTTCAACCGCCAATACGTTGATCGCCAGAGGGACTGTACATTACTGCGCTCCACCCGCAGCTCGCCCAGCATCCACTGCAGCTCTTCCCACAGGTCGCCCTGCAGGCTGCCATCTCACAATGACACCAGCAGTGGTCTAACTGGACTCACTGATCAGTTGAAACCTCCTGTTGATCCAGCTCCTGCCCCCCTGGTGGGACCGACCCGCCCTGCCTCCATTGGACTTCCACAGCCCCCACTAGCCTGCAGGCTCAGTGGCTGCCTAATGTCTGTGGTTCCGGCAGGCTCAGCCCGCCGCAGCATGGATCTGTCAAAAACCGGGATCAAGATCCTGGTTCCAAAGAGTCCGATGAACAGTCGCCTGGATTCGGAGGAATCGCCGAGTGAGGCAGCTCACAGCCTGGAGCCTGGAGCCCAGGAGGCTCACCTGGTCCCACCTGAGGTTGCCCTGCTGGAGAAACCTGCAGGGGTCCAGCTGGGCcctggagaggagagggctcgCATGGGGACTAGACCCCGCAGCCAGAACCCTCTTCCACCGCCCCGTGTTCCCATCACACCTGCTGCCATGCGGTCCCTCAGTGGCACAGGTGAGTGCAAAGGTCACTGATTGGCCAACACCTAAGCCTATCTGAGAGGGGCAGTGTCTGtctgattttagtttttctcttgCAGGTAATTTGGCATTAATGGAGGCTGTTGCTGCAAATGGGATGTCAGGGGTGCAGAGTACTGTTGCTGGGGCAACCACTGTGACAGGAAAACGACGTCTGGAGGAACGTTCTGCTTTTGACAAACGTCTGAGGTTCAGTGTTCGACAGACGGAGAGCGCTTACCGTTACCGTGACATTGTGGTGAAGAAACAGGACGGCTTCACTCACATCTTGCTGTCGACTAAGAGCTCAGAGAACAACACACTCAACCCTGAGGTAAGTCCTCGTTCCAACAGACCACACCCCCGACGTCATCTGTCATCCTTGGACCATTGTCAGGGTTATGGTTGTCTCTCCTCCTTGTCAGGTCATGAAGGAGATCCAGagtgccatggcaacagcagcatcagatgATAGTAAACTGGTGTTACTTGGCGCTGTTGGCAGTCTCTTCTGTTGTGGTCTTGACTTCCTGTATTTCATCAGACGCCTTACAGAtgacaggaagaaggagagcATCAAGATGGCTGAAACCATCAGGTGATGTCCACTGTAGTTGCCAGAAAACCTGTGTAATGTCATTGGTTTAagtgttgacctctgacctctgttcACTCTTCATCAGGACCTTTGTCAACACATTCATCCAGTTCAGGAAGCCAATTGTGGCAGCGGTCAACGGGCCAGCTGTGGGCCTCGGGGCCGCCATCCTGCCGCTCTGTGATGTGGTGTGGGCCAATGAGAAGGCCTGGTTCCAAACGCCATATACAGCCTATGGCCAGACACCTGACGGCTGCTCGTCCTTCACTTTCCCCCGTGTAATGGGCCTCGCCTCGGTCAGTGTGCCACTTCATTACATCACTGCTTTATGATCTTAATTTTCCAGGTAGAACTAATGGTTCTGTTCTGTTCCAGGCTAACGAGCTGTTGTTGAGCGGCAGAAAGTTGACAGCGCAGGAGGCGTGCTCTAAAGGTTTGGTGTCACAGGTTTTGTGGCCTGGAACcttcacacaggaagtgatgctgcGAATCAAAGAGCTGGTGATGGTGGACTCCCTGGttagagagacacacacacacacacacacacacacacacacacacacacacacacacacacacacacacacacacactattagTCAGTCATTACtcctctgtggttttctgtCAGGCCttggttccacttcctgtcctgcaGGTCCTGCGGGAATCCAAAGCCCTGATGAGGAGCACCAGCCGCTGTGCCCTTGAGCAGGCCAATGAACGCGAGTGTGAAGCCCTGAAGAGAGTGTGGGGCTCATCACAGGGAACTGACTCCATTCTGCAGTATCTGCAGAGGGGAACCAACCTCTGCTGACTCTTGAACAGGATCTGCACCAACACTAGGACTGGTCTGACGACTCAGCACTTCTAAACTTACGGCAGTGACTCAACAGATTCagtttaatttataatttcagTGGGCGGTTCCTGCAGTTCTCAGGTGTAACAGGAAAACTGTCTCCTCTGTGTCCAGACAACAGCTCCAGCATTGGTTTAGCCTAGCTTAGAACAAAAACTGGAGGCATTGCCATCCTTTCAGAAAGCAGAAGGATCCAGAGCAGAACCATGTGGAACTCCACAAGTCACATTTGTGAAACCATTAATCACTTTAAAGTTCAGGGAGGGGTTCTGTGATATTGTTAGTGTGGCTTGCACAGTTAACAACAAAGCAAATTACAATTGAAAGCCTGTATTAGAACCTGTTCAAAAGACATTTAGTTGGCTATTCCCGCCTGCTTCCGGTCAATGTGCTAAGCTAGGCTGACTGAATTTCTGTGTTGACAGGGATGAACCAGAACCCTCAGACTGTGATCAAGCAAAAGGGTTTtgattcaaatttaaaatacattacTTTTGAAACTCCTTCAGTTGTGTATTCTACCAGCATCGAGCTGTGACCTGAAGGTTTCTGTGGTGGTTCAGAGGCCGTTAAACAGTGATGAGTCATGGGAAAATACCTGTGGTCATGTGATTAAGTGGCAGGTGATTTCTCCCAGGTTAATACATCCTCCTATTCATTTGTTGAAACACTCTGACGTTAATTAAATCCTTCGGCCAGTGGTTTGTTCTTAGATTATCATTAACATTAAGACTGTAACAAGTGAGAATGTTCATGTCAGCTACTTTGGGGATTAGTAATTAAAGGTTTTGTCAGTGATTCTAGCAATCTCTAAA
It contains:
- the cdyl gene encoding chromodomain Y-like protein isoform X4, with the translated sequence MATEEFYEVERIVDKRKNRKGKVEYLVRWRGYGSEEDTWEPESHLSTCMIYVHEFNRQYVDRQRDCTLLRSTRSSPSIHCSSSHRSPCRLPSHNDTSSGLTGLTDQLKPPVDPAPAPLVGPTRPASIGLPQPPLASRRSMDLSKTGIKILVPKSPMNSRLDSEESPSEAAHSLEPGAQEAHLVPPEVALLEKPAGVQLGPGEERARMGTRPRSQNPLPPPRVPITPAAMRSLSGTGECKGNLALMEAVAANGMSGVQSTVAGATTVTGKRRLEERSAFDKRLRFSVRQTESAYRYRDIVVKKQDGFTHILLSTKSSENNTLNPEVMKEIQSAMATAASDDSKLVLLGAVGSLFCCGLDFLYFIRRLTDDRKKESIKMAETIRTFVNTFIQFRKPIVAAVNGPAVGLGAAILPLCDVVWANEKAWFQTPYTAYGQTPDGCSSFTFPRVMGLASANELLLSGRKLTAQEACSKGLVSQVLWPGTFTQEVMLRIKELVMVDSLVLRESKALMRSTSRCALEQANERECEALKRVWGSSQGTDSILQYLQRGTNLC
- the cdyl gene encoding chromodomain Y-like protein isoform X1, which translates into the protein MATEEFYEVERIVDKRKNRKGKVEYLVRWRGYGSEEDTWEPESHLSTCMIYVHEFNRQYVDRQRDCTLLRSTRSSPSIHCSSSHRSPCRLPSHNDTSSGLTGLTDQLKPPVDPAPAPLVGPTRPASIGLPQPPLACRLSGCLMSVVPAGSARRSMDLSKTGIKILVPKSPMNSRLDSEESPSEAAHSLEPGAQEAHLVPPEVALLEKPAGVQLGPGEERARMGTRPRSQNPLPPPRVPITPAAMRSLSGTGNLALMEAVAANGMSGVQSTVAGATTVTGKRRLEERSAFDKRLRFSVRQTESAYRYRDIVVKKQDGFTHILLSTKSSENNTLNPEVMKEIQSAMATAASDDSKLVLLGAVGSLFCCGLDFLYFIRRLTDDRKKESIKMAETIRTFVNTFIQFRKPIVAAVNGPAVGLGAAILPLCDVVWANEKAWFQTPYTAYGQTPDGCSSFTFPRVMGLASANELLLSGRKLTAQEACSKGLVSQVLWPGTFTQEVMLRIKELVMVDSLALVPLPVLQVLRESKALMRSTSRCALEQANERECEALKRVWGSSQGTDSILQYLQRGTNLC
- the cdyl gene encoding chromodomain Y-like protein isoform X7 translates to MATEEFYEVERIVDKRKNRKGKVEYLVRWRGYGSEEDTWEPESHLSTCMIYVHEFNRQYVDRQRDCTLLRSTRSSPSIHCSSSHRSPCRLPSHNDTSSGLTGLTDQLSGCLMSVVPAGSARRSMDLSKTGIKILVPKSPMNSRLDSEESPSEAAHSLEPGAQEAHLVPPEVALLEKPAGVQLGPGEERARMGTRPRSQNPLPPPRVPITPAAMRSLSGTGDTVAGATTVTGKRRLEERSAFDKRLRFSVRQTESAYRYRDIVVKKQDGFTHILLSTKSSENNTLNPEVMKEIQSAMATAASDDSKLVLLGAVGSLFCCGLDFLYFIRRLTDDRKKESIKMAETIRTFVNTFIQFRKPIVAAVNGPAVGLGAAILPLCDVVWANEKAWFQTPYTAYGQTPDGCSSFTFPRVMGLASANELLLSGRKLTAQEACSKGLVSQVLWPGTFTQEVMLRIKELVMVDSLVLRESKALMRSTSRCALEQANERECEALKRVWGSSQGTDSILQYLQRGTNLC
- the cdyl gene encoding chromodomain Y-like protein isoform X6 gives rise to the protein MATEEFYEVERIVDKRKNRKGKVEYLVRWRGYGSEEDTWEPESHLSTCMIYVHEFNRQYVDRQRDCTLLRSTRSSPSIHCSSSHRSPCRLPSHNDTSSGLTGLTDQLSGCLMSVVPAGSARRSMDLSKTGIKILVPKSPMNSRLDSEESPSEAAHSLEPGAQEAHLVPPEVALLEKPAGVQLGPGEERARMGTRPRSQNPLPPPRVPITPAAMRSLSGTGECKGNLALMEAVAANGMSGVQSTVAGATTVTGKRRLEERSAFDKRLRFSVRQTESAYRYRDIVVKKQDGFTHILLSTKSSENNTLNPEVMKEIQSAMATAASDDSKLVLLGAVGSLFCCGLDFLYFIRRLTDDRKKESIKMAETIRTFVNTFIQFRKPIVAAVNGPAVGLGAAILPLCDVVWANEKAWFQTPYTAYGQTPDGCSSFTFPRVMGLASANELLLSGRKLTAQEACSKGLVSQVLWPGTFTQEVMLRIKELVMVDSLVLRESKALMRSTSRCALEQANERECEALKRVWGSSQGTDSILQYLQRGTNLC
- the cdyl gene encoding chromodomain Y-like protein isoform X3, which gives rise to MATEEFYEVERIVDKRKNRKGKVEYLVRWRGYGSEEDTWEPESHLSTCMIYVHEFNRQYVDRQRDCTLLRSTRSSPSIHCSSSHRSPCRLPSHNDTSSGLTGLTDQLKPPVDPAPAPLVGPTRPASIGLPQPPLACRLSGCLMSVVPAGSARRSMDLSKTGIKILVPKSPMNSRLDSEESPSEAAHSLEPGAQEAHLVPPEVALLEKPAGVQLGPGEERARMGTRPRSQNPLPPPRVPITPAAMRSLSGTGNLALMEAVAANGMSGVQSTVAGATTVTGKRRLEERSAFDKRLRFSVRQTESAYRYRDIVVKKQDGFTHILLSTKSSENNTLNPEVMKEIQSAMATAASDDSKLVLLGAVGSLFCCGLDFLYFIRRLTDDRKKESIKMAETIRTFVNTFIQFRKPIVAAVNGPAVGLGAAILPLCDVVWANEKAWFQTPYTAYGQTPDGCSSFTFPRVMGLASANELLLSGRKLTAQEACSKGLVSQVLWPGTFTQEVMLRIKELVMVDSLVLRESKALMRSTSRCALEQANERECEALKRVWGSSQGTDSILQYLQRGTNLC
- the cdyl gene encoding chromodomain Y-like protein isoform X2, whose product is MATEEFYEVERIVDKRKNRKGKVEYLVRWRGYGSEEDTWEPESHLSTCMIYVHEFNRQYVDRQRDCTLLRSTRSSPSIHCSSSHRSPCRLPSHNDTSSGLTGLTDQLKPPVDPAPAPLVGPTRPASIGLPQPPLACRLSGCLMSVVPAGSARRSMDLSKTGIKILVPKSPMNSRLDSEESPSEAAHSLEPGAQEAHLVPPEVALLEKPAGVQLGPGEERARMGTRPRSQNPLPPPRVPITPAAMRSLSGTGNLALMEAVAANGMSGVQSTVAGATTVTGKRRLEERSAFDKRLRFSVRQTESAYRYRDIVVKKQDGFTHILLSTKSSENNTLNPEVMKEIQSAMATAASDDSKLVLLGAVGSLFCCGLDFLYFIRRLTDDRKKESIKMAETIRTFVNTFIQFRKPIVAAVNGPAVGLGAAILPLCDVVWANEKAWFQTPYTAYGQTPDGCSSFTFPRVMGLASANELLLSGRKLTAQEACSKGLVSQVLWPGTFTQEVMLRIKELVMVDSLVRETHTHTHTHTHTHTISQSLLLCGFLSGLGSTSCPAGPAGIQSPDEEHQPLCP
- the cdyl gene encoding chromodomain Y-like protein isoform X5; protein product: MIYVHEFNRQYVDRQRDCTLLRSTRSSPSIHCSSSHRSPCRLPSHNDTSSGLTGLTDQLKPPVDPAPAPLVGPTRPASIGLPQPPLACRLSGCLMSVVPAGSARRSMDLSKTGIKILVPKSPMNSRLDSEESPSEAAHSLEPGAQEAHLVPPEVALLEKPAGVQLGPGEERARMGTRPRSQNPLPPPRVPITPAAMRSLSGTGNLALMEAVAANGMSGVQSTVAGATTVTGKRRLEERSAFDKRLRFSVRQTESAYRYRDIVVKKQDGFTHILLSTKSSENNTLNPEVMKEIQSAMATAASDDSKLVLLGAVGSLFCCGLDFLYFIRRLTDDRKKESIKMAETIRTFVNTFIQFRKPIVAAVNGPAVGLGAAILPLCDVVWANEKAWFQTPYTAYGQTPDGCSSFTFPRVMGLASANELLLSGRKLTAQEACSKGLVSQVLWPGTFTQEVMLRIKELVMVDSLALVPLPVLQVLRESKALMRSTSRCALEQANERECEALKRVWGSSQGTDSILQYLQRGTNLC